GATGGTATTACATTTATAAAAGAGCTTAAGAAGTTACCTGAACATAAGTTTACACCTGTTATGATGCTTACTACGGAGTCTCAGCAGAGTAAGATGATGGAAGGTAAGGCGGCTGGTGCTAAAGCCTGGCTTGTTAAGCCTTTTAAGCCAGAGCAGATCACTGCAGCTATTGAAAAACTAATACTACCTTAGAGGTGGTTACTCATGCCAGTGGAAAATACTTTAAACGGAAATTGTAGTGTCA
The window above is part of the Calditerrivibrio sp. genome. Proteins encoded here:
- a CDS encoding response regulator, coding for MKKLIMIVDDSASLRQVVKMTLEKMGYEVMEAKDGKEALDKAKGKKINLIITDLNMPVMDGITFIKELKKLPEHKFTPVMMLTTESQQSKMMEGKAAGAKAWLVKPFKPEQITAAIEKLILP